A window of the Verminephrobacter eiseniae EF01-2 genome harbors these coding sequences:
- a CDS encoding protein adenylyltransferase SelO translates to MNLPTATATATVSDSSAGADTGLAWQHGFAALGADFFTELRPSPLPAAHWVGRSSAVARLLGLDAAWLHSDAALQAFTGNGPLAGARPLASVYGGHQFGVWAGQLGDGRAIMLGETAAGWEIQLKGAGRTPYSRMGDGRAVLRSSIREFLCSEAMHGLGIPTTRALCITGSPAPVRREETETAAVVTRVAPSFVRFGHFEHFCAQRQTPQLQALADYVIARYYPQCRAGAANPYAALLQAVSERTARLMAQWQAVGFCHGVMNTDNMSILGLTMDYGPFQFLDAFIPEHRCNHSDTQGRYAYQRQPDVAYWNLLCLAQALLPLIGERDGALAALASYPGVFSAEFMAGMRAKLGLLQARDGDAALIDGVLMLLARHRVDYTIFWRRLSQAVGCGDFEPVRALFAQRADAERWLLLFSEHTTHMDHAQMAGMMLKTNPKFVLRNHLGEQAIRAAQQGDFGAIETLLRLLERPFDEHPGHDAYAAFPPDWAATIAISCSS, encoded by the coding sequence ATGAACCTGCCCACAGCCACAGCCACAGCCACAGTCAGCGACAGCAGCGCCGGTGCCGATACCGGTTTGGCATGGCAGCATGGTTTTGCTGCCCTGGGGGCCGACTTTTTCACCGAACTGCGCCCCAGCCCGCTGCCCGCTGCGCACTGGGTCGGCCGCAGCAGCGCCGTGGCCCGGCTGCTCGGCCTCGATGCGGCCTGGCTGCACAGCGACGCGGCCCTGCAAGCCTTCACCGGCAACGGCCCGCTGGCTGGTGCACGCCCTTTGGCCAGCGTCTACGGCGGCCACCAGTTCGGCGTATGGGCCGGGCAACTGGGCGACGGCCGCGCAATCATGCTGGGCGAGACCGCCGCGGGCTGGGAAATCCAGCTCAAGGGCGCAGGTCGCACGCCCTACTCGCGCATGGGCGACGGGCGCGCAGTGCTGCGCTCGAGCATCCGTGAATTCCTGTGCAGTGAAGCCATGCACGGCCTGGGCATTCCGACGACGCGCGCGCTGTGCATCACCGGCTCGCCGGCCCCGGTGCGGCGCGAAGAGACCGAGACGGCCGCCGTGGTCACGCGCGTGGCGCCCAGTTTTGTGCGCTTCGGCCATTTCGAGCATTTTTGCGCCCAACGCCAGACGCCGCAGTTGCAAGCCCTGGCCGACTACGTCATCGCCCGCTACTACCCGCAATGCCGCGCCGGCGCTGCCAACCCGTATGCCGCCCTGTTGCAGGCCGTCAGCGAACGCACGGCCAGGCTCATGGCCCAGTGGCAGGCGGTGGGCTTTTGCCATGGGGTGATGAACACCGACAACATGAGCATCCTGGGCCTGACCATGGACTATGGCCCGTTCCAGTTTCTCGACGCCTTCATCCCCGAGCATCGCTGCAATCACAGCGACACCCAGGGCCGCTATGCCTATCAGCGCCAGCCCGATGTGGCGTACTGGAACCTGCTGTGCCTGGCGCAGGCCCTGTTGCCGCTGATCGGCGAGCGGGACGGCGCCCTGGCTGCGCTGGCATCCTACCCCGGCGTCTTTTCCGCCGAGTTCATGGCCGGCATGCGCGCCAAGCTGGGCCTGTTGCAGGCGCGTGACGGCGATGCCGCGTTGATCGATGGCGTCCTCATGCTGCTGGCGCGCCATCGGGTCGACTACACCATCTTCTGGCGCCGCCTGTCGCAGGCCGTGGGCTGCGGCGATTTCGAGCCGGTGCGCGCGCTGTTTGCACAGCGCGCGGATGCGGAGCGCTGGTTGCTATTGTTTTCAGAGCATACGACGCATATGGATCACGCGCAGATGGCCGGCATGATGCTCAAGACCAACCCTAAATTCGTGCTCCGCAACCATCTGGGCGAACAAGCCATCCGCGCCGCGCAGCAGGGCGACTTTGGCGCCATCGAAACCCTTTTGCGGCTGCTCGAGCGCCCCTTCGA